The following proteins are co-located in the Paraburkholderia phytofirmans PsJN genome:
- a CDS encoding MFS transporter, with protein sequence MGDKFSRAQKTAVIAGLFLAWAVGYADRILMSVALVPISKEFMLTAQEGGMLLSAFYFSYAIMQLAGGWLSDKFGSRIVVVACVVMWSIFTGVTSLGWSFASLLVIRFMFGLGEGSFSPASSVTVAEVFPKKQRARAKSFLVSTTFLGSAVGSAIIAASVTKLGWRGAFDILSVVGFAVAVILWFSLRGDKRARQKTDVERPRVAWKPVLQSPLAWKLTAVWFFTSALHVGVNSWMPTYLMTSYHISLKHAGLALVVPNLIAFAGANTVGFFLDKLDKRFEKGCLVAGSALSTVFLVLMITTTQIWLLLTYWTLFSLSFNLVYATVFATPLRRVPEQLIGKTSGLMNFGGQLANSIFPAIMGALITAANGAFFSAFYLLIGVGVLSVVAALVFKVPNETNSSLELAIN encoded by the coding sequence ATGGGAGATAAATTCAGCCGAGCGCAGAAGACCGCAGTGATTGCAGGTCTTTTCCTCGCGTGGGCGGTCGGTTACGCCGACCGCATTCTGATGAGCGTCGCGCTCGTTCCAATCTCGAAGGAGTTCATGCTCACCGCTCAGGAGGGAGGCATGCTTCTGAGCGCGTTCTATTTCAGCTACGCAATCATGCAGTTAGCCGGTGGCTGGCTGTCCGACAAGTTCGGCTCCCGGATTGTCGTGGTCGCGTGCGTCGTAATGTGGTCCATCTTCACCGGCGTGACTAGCTTGGGGTGGTCGTTTGCGTCGCTGCTGGTGATTCGCTTCATGTTCGGTCTCGGCGAAGGCAGCTTCTCGCCCGCGAGTTCTGTCACGGTCGCTGAAGTGTTCCCCAAGAAGCAACGAGCGAGAGCCAAATCCTTTCTCGTCTCCACGACGTTTCTGGGCAGTGCCGTTGGCTCAGCAATCATTGCAGCGAGCGTTACCAAGCTTGGGTGGCGTGGGGCGTTCGACATTCTGTCTGTTGTCGGCTTCGCCGTCGCTGTCATTCTCTGGTTCAGTCTGCGTGGCGATAAGCGAGCGCGGCAGAAGACTGATGTAGAGCGTCCTCGCGTCGCCTGGAAGCCAGTTCTTCAATCCCCCTTGGCGTGGAAGCTCACGGCAGTGTGGTTTTTCACCAGTGCCTTGCATGTCGGTGTGAATTCGTGGATGCCGACCTACCTCATGACGAGCTATCACATCAGCTTGAAGCACGCCGGACTTGCTCTGGTCGTGCCCAACCTGATTGCGTTCGCAGGCGCTAATACGGTCGGGTTTTTCCTGGACAAGCTCGATAAGCGTTTTGAGAAGGGTTGCTTGGTCGCGGGCTCGGCTCTCAGCACTGTTTTCTTGGTGCTTATGATTACAACCACCCAAATTTGGCTGCTGCTTACATACTGGACGCTCTTCTCCTTGTCGTTCAATCTGGTGTACGCCACAGTATTCGCCACTCCGCTGCGTCGGGTACCGGAGCAATTGATTGGGAAGACCTCTGGTCTTATGAACTTCGGCGGTCAACTGGCGAACTCCATCTTCCCTGCAATTATGGGCGCCCTTATCACAGCAGCAAATGGAGCATTCTTCTCAGCTTTCTATCTGCTCATTGGGGTCGGAGTTTTGTCGGTGGTCGCTGCGCTCGTATTCAAGGTTCCGAATGAGACTAACAGCTCACTTGAATTGGCGATAAATTGA
- a CDS encoding porin — protein MGVAASAALLGLPAKSNAQSSVTLYGIVDVGIEHLNNTTSGGAVTREVSGNSSGSRWGMRGVEDLGGGLKALFVLESGFNVNDGTLGQSTKGLGANATTTSRLFGRQAWVGLAYNNHQLTFGRQNSLLFEEAIAFDPFGAATRYSTLSVDSAFAGRIDNSAKYTGKFGPLTATAMYSTRYDTGYGTEVPGAELTGRYFGGTLTYATGPFAATAVYEQRNSNTAATNTATERRASAAASYQFGQVKAYAGYRYLRAASAFLPASPIAVANGSQANAANMYWFGAQYYVTPAFALTASAYYQDVHSTSADPWLAVLSADYFLSKRTDLYATAAFAHNKGGSTLGVGGYGTTLANDNQTGVVVGIRHKF, from the coding sequence ATGGGGGTCGCCGCTTCAGCTGCCCTTTTGGGCTTGCCAGCTAAATCAAACGCGCAAAGTAGTGTCACTCTTTACGGCATTGTGGATGTCGGCATTGAACACCTGAATAACACGACTTCGGGCGGTGCCGTGACCCGCGAAGTCTCGGGGAACTCCTCGGGCTCACGCTGGGGCATGAGAGGCGTAGAGGACTTGGGCGGCGGCCTCAAGGCGCTCTTCGTTCTTGAAAGCGGGTTCAACGTCAACGACGGTACATTGGGCCAGTCAACCAAAGGTCTCGGTGCGAATGCCACGACCACCTCGCGACTTTTCGGTCGACAGGCATGGGTAGGGCTTGCGTACAACAATCATCAGTTGACGTTCGGGCGCCAAAACTCGCTACTCTTCGAAGAGGCTATCGCATTCGACCCGTTCGGTGCAGCGACGCGTTACTCGACTCTGTCGGTTGACTCTGCGTTCGCCGGGCGTATCGATAACTCCGCGAAGTATACCGGCAAGTTCGGGCCGTTGACCGCAACTGCGATGTACAGTACGCGCTACGACACGGGCTACGGTACGGAAGTGCCGGGGGCGGAGCTGACCGGCCGCTACTTCGGTGGCACACTCACCTATGCCACAGGCCCATTCGCTGCGACCGCCGTGTACGAACAGCGCAACAGCAACACTGCAGCAACGAACACCGCCACCGAGCGTCGAGCGTCCGCTGCTGCGTCGTATCAATTCGGTCAGGTGAAGGCGTATGCAGGGTATCGTTACCTGCGCGCAGCGAGCGCTTTCCTTCCCGCAAGTCCCATTGCAGTGGCGAACGGCTCGCAAGCCAACGCCGCTAACATGTATTGGTTTGGCGCCCAATATTACGTCACGCCGGCGTTTGCCCTTACGGCGAGCGCGTACTATCAAGACGTTCACTCAACGAGTGCAGACCCGTGGCTCGCGGTGCTGTCCGCGGATTACTTCCTGTCCAAGCGGACCGACCTCTACGCGACGGCGGCCTTTGCGCATAACAAGGGCGGTTCGACGCTCGGAGTTGGCGGCTATGGAACCACCTTGGCGAACGACAACCAGACTGGCGTCGTGGTGGGCATTAGGCACAAGTTCTAA
- a CDS encoding putative Na+/H+ antiporter — protein sequence MPHSVEISAAIIFAFALIHTFAVARIEKLSHRFPRHAGVFHFLAEVEVVFGFWALILCLVMWALVGSHVTIEYLEHREFTEALFVFVIMVVAASRPILVLVTTIVMRLARFLPVRTQVAVIWFSLSAVPLLGSIITEPAAMTLAALLLRDTLFSARSSERVKYFGLALLFVNVSIGGVMTAYAAPPVLMVASAWGWSTGFMAATFGWKAALAVVFNATAFVALIARSVPTSQGSEGGTTSPSQRVPVGVTLVHLGFLALVVINSHHAVVFIGAFLFFLGYTHAYERHQSPLMLRESLLVAFFLGGLVVLGGLQQWWLQPIVRSMDALTLYFGATGLTAVMDNAAITYLGSLIPGLSDSAKYLLVAGAVTGGGLTVIANAPNPAGLAILGNRFSGGAVSPIKLLGAALMPTIIAGLAFLVL from the coding sequence ATGCCCCATTCTGTAGAAATTTCTGCCGCCATCATCTTTGCCTTTGCGCTCATTCATACGTTCGCCGTAGCGCGCATTGAAAAGCTCTCCCACCGTTTTCCGCGGCATGCGGGTGTTTTCCACTTCCTCGCGGAGGTGGAGGTCGTCTTCGGATTCTGGGCGCTGATTCTGTGTCTCGTGATGTGGGCGCTCGTCGGGTCACATGTGACCATCGAGTACCTGGAGCATCGCGAGTTTACGGAGGCGCTGTTCGTCTTTGTCATTATGGTGGTCGCCGCGAGTCGACCTATTCTCGTACTGGTGACGACCATTGTGATGCGGCTTGCGCGGTTTCTGCCGGTGCGCACCCAGGTTGCCGTTATCTGGTTCTCTCTGTCCGCAGTTCCCCTCCTGGGCTCCATCATCACTGAACCTGCGGCGATGACACTCGCCGCGCTATTGCTGCGCGACACGCTGTTCTCCGCGCGAAGTTCCGAGCGGGTGAAGTATTTTGGCCTGGCGTTGCTTTTCGTGAATGTGTCCATCGGTGGGGTCATGACGGCGTATGCAGCACCGCCGGTGTTGATGGTCGCGAGTGCCTGGGGGTGGAGCACCGGATTTATGGCGGCCACCTTCGGATGGAAAGCAGCGCTCGCAGTTGTTTTCAATGCTACGGCTTTCGTCGCCCTGATTGCCAGGAGCGTGCCGACGTCCCAAGGGAGCGAGGGTGGTACAACCTCACCGTCCCAACGCGTTCCGGTTGGCGTCACGCTAGTCCATCTCGGGTTTCTCGCGCTTGTCGTCATCAACTCGCACCACGCTGTCGTGTTCATCGGGGCATTCCTCTTCTTCCTGGGCTACACGCACGCTTACGAGCGCCACCAGTCGCCTCTCATGCTGCGCGAAAGCCTTCTGGTCGCTTTCTTCCTTGGTGGGCTGGTTGTGCTCGGTGGCCTACAGCAATGGTGGCTTCAGCCGATAGTGCGTTCCATGGATGCGTTGACACTGTATTTCGGCGCGACAGGTCTGACGGCAGTTATGGACAACGCTGCCATCACCTATCTCGGGTCGCTCATACCTGGCTTATCAGACAGCGCAAAGTACCTGCTCGTGGCGGGAGCGGTGACGGGCGGAGGATTGACGGTGATTGCAAATGCTCCGAACCCGGCCGGCCTCGCGATACTTGGAAATCGGTTTTCAGGAGGCGCAGTCAGTCCGATAAAACTGCTCGGCGCCGCGCTCATGCCTACCATAATCGCAGGTCTAGCCTTTCTGGTTTTATAG
- a CDS encoding H-NS family nucleoid-associated regulatory protein, with translation MATLESLQAKIQRLRAQADALLAKKSSAVIEKIKNLMAEHGLTTADIDAHTGGKKRGPKPGAKAAAKSSVSAAKYRDPKTGATWSGHGRAPGWIASAKDRSTFLVEGNAVSSAPAAKKSAKAGNYVRGPQPALYRDPKSGATWSGRGRAPAWIASAKDRSRFLIDGANAVDKRPVVKKPAAKKAPAAKKASGTTASSKKMTAPAPGAKAGSEAAATV, from the coding sequence ATGGCGACCTTGGAATCCTTGCAAGCAAAAATCCAGAGACTACGGGCGCAAGCCGACGCGCTGCTCGCGAAAAAGTCGAGTGCCGTAATCGAGAAGATTAAGAACTTGATGGCAGAACACGGTCTTACGACTGCTGACATCGATGCGCATACAGGTGGCAAGAAACGTGGACCAAAGCCGGGCGCTAAGGCCGCTGCCAAGTCGTCGGTTTCGGCCGCGAAGTACCGTGACCCGAAGACGGGCGCGACATGGTCGGGTCATGGCCGCGCGCCGGGCTGGATTGCCAGCGCTAAGGACCGCTCTACGTTTTTGGTTGAAGGCAACGCAGTGTCCTCCGCTCCTGCCGCAAAAAAGTCAGCGAAAGCCGGAAATTATGTCAGGGGCCCGCAGCCAGCGCTCTATCGTGACCCCAAGAGCGGCGCGACATGGAGTGGACGCGGGCGCGCGCCGGCGTGGATTGCTAGCGCCAAGGACCGCAGTCGATTTCTGATTGACGGTGCTAACGCGGTCGACAAGAGGCCGGTGGTCAAGAAGCCTGCGGCCAAGAAGGCCCCGGCGGCAAAGAAAGCGTCGGGGACGACAGCGTCGAGCAAGAAGATGACTGCGCCCGCTCCGGGGGCGAAGGCCGGCTCTGAAGCTGCAGCGACTGTCTAA
- a CDS encoding LysR substrate-binding domain-containing protein: MRRRPTRSGGSPFVRRLFAEKVFPVCSPAYSSGRLLSPTDLSGCTLLTLEDAERNWMSWPSWFSLAHVELKNSHNKITCNRYSVLLGLAATRQGVALGWDNIIDPLLNDGTLVRASDVDASLGGAFFLT, translated from the coding sequence ATCCGGAGGCGACCCACGAGAAGCGGAGGTTCGCCGTTTGTTCGCCGTTTGTTCGCCGAGAAGGTTTTTCCGGTTTGTTCTCCGGCGTACTCAAGTGGCCGTCTGCTGTCACCGACCGACTTGTCGGGTTGCACGTTACTCACGCTCGAGGACGCAGAGCGAAACTGGATGTCATGGCCATCGTGGTTCTCGCTTGCTCATGTCGAGCTTAAGAACTCTCACAACAAAATCACGTGCAACCGCTATTCGGTGCTTCTTGGTCTGGCCGCAACCCGGCAGGGTGTCGCCCTAGGCTGGGACAACATTATCGACCCGCTATTGAATGACGGAACACTCGTGCGAGCATCTGACGTTGATGCTTCTCTTGGCGGCGCATTTTTTCTGACCTGA